The Microbacterium forte sequence CGCTCTTCCCGGTGGATGGATGCGCCGGTGACGGCCTCTGCAAGCGTCTTCGAGCCGAGGATGAAGTCGATGCGGATGCCCTCGTTGCGAGGGAACTTCAGGCGCTGGTAGTCCCAGTACGTGTAGCCCTCAGGAAGCAGCGGGCGCACGACGTCGGTGACTCCCGCGTCGCCGAACGCGAAGAAGGCCTGGCGCTCCTGCGGCGAGACGTGCGTCGAGACGCCCTCGACGATGTCGGGGTCGCCGTTGTCGGCGTCGAACGGGATGATGTTGAAGTCGCCCACCAGGGCGAGCGGCAGATCGGGGTTCGCCGAGAGCTCGGCAGCGGTCGACTTCTTCAGCTCTTCGAGCCAATGCAGCTTGTAGGCGTAGTGCGGGTCGTCGAGCGAGCGGCCGTTCGGCACGTACAGGCTCCACACGCGCACGCCGTCGACGAGCACACCCAGGGCGCGAGCCTCGAGCGGAGCATCCGGCCCCTCATGCCCCTTGGCGAAGCCCGGCATGCCGTCGAACGCCGTGCGCACATCGGTGATCGGCAGCCGGCTCGCGATCGCGACGCCGTTCCACTGATTCAGGCCGTGCACCTCGACGTGGTAGCCGGCGTCCTCGAACGGAGCATAGGGGAACTGCTCGGGTTTGCACTTGATCTCCTGCATCGCCAGCACGTCGATGTCCTCGCGGACGGCGAACTCGACGGTGCGGGTGACACGGGTGCGGATGGAGTTGACGTTCCAGGTGGCCAAGCGCATGCGTCAAGCCTAGGGCCCACCTCCTACACTGGATGCCGTGACCGCACTCGACGCTGACCGCCAGACCCTCCTCGACCTGATCAAGGACGAGGCCGTGTTCCACGGAGACTTCACGCTCTCGAGCGGCAAGAAGGCGACGTACTACGTCGACATGCGCAAGCTCACCCTCGACCACCGCGCCGCTCCCGCGATCGGCCGCATCATGCTCGACCTGATCGGCGACCTCGACGTCGTGGCGGTCGGCGGCCTGACCCTCGGCGCCGACCCGATCGCCAACTCGGTGCTGCACGCCTCGGTCGCCGCCGACAAGCCGCTCGACGCCTTCGTGGTGCGCAAGGAGCCGAAGGATCACGGCCGCGGCCGCCAGATCGAGGGCGCAGACGTCAAGGGCAAGCGCGTCGTGGTGCTCGAGGACACCTCGACCACGGGTCAGTCCGCGCTCAAGGCCGTCGAGGCGCTGCGCAAGGAGGGCGCCGAGATCGTCGCCGTCGCCGTGATCGTCGACCGCAAGACCGGCGCTCAGGCCGCGATCGAAGCCGAGGGTCTCGAATGGCGTGCGGCCTTCGACCTCGACGACCTCGGACTCGACCCCCAGTGACCCGCTACGCACTCGCCGTCGACGTCGGCGGCACCAAGATGGAGGCCGCGCTCGTGAGCGAGCACGGCGTGCTGGTCGACGGCAGCCGCTCGCGTCAGGCGACCGGCCGCGAGGCGACGCTCGAATCGCTGGACCTGGCCGTCAGTGCGATCGTCACGCATGCTCTGGCTGCGCTCCCCGCTGACGCGGAACTCGTCGGTGCGGGAGCGGGCAGTGCCGGCCCGATCGACCGCGGCGCCGGAGCGATCATGCCGGTGAACATGCCGCTTGCGCGGGGATTCGGGCTCGCGGAATCGGTGCGCTCTGCGGCATCCGCTGCGCTCGGCCGCGAGGTGCCGACCATTCTCGGCCACGACGGCGGGGCGCTCGCGCTCGCCGAGTCGTGGCTCGGTGCGACGCAGGATGCCGGTGCCTCACTGTCGATCGTCGTCTCGACCGGAGTCGGTGGAGGGTTCGTCGTCAATGGCGCATACATTCCCGGCGCCACCGGCAATGCCGGACACCTGGGCCAGGTGCGCCGCGAGGGCGGACTCACGCTCGAGGAGATCGCCTCCGGCCCGGCGAGTGCCGCCTGGGCGCAGCAGCAGGGCTGGACCGGAGCCACCGGTGAAGACCTGGCGCGGGATGCCGCTGCCGGTGACGCCATCGCCCGCGCGGCCATCGAACGGTCGGCGAAGGCGGTCGGCGAAGCGCTGGCGGATGCCGCGACCCTTGTCGACCTCGACATGGTCGCGATCGGCGGCGGGTTCTCGCGGGTCTCGGCCGACTACATCGACCTCGTGCAGCAGGCCCTCACCGCGAGCGCGGCGCACGAGTACTCCCGCCGCACGCGTGTCGTGCGCTCGGGTCTCGGCGACGAGGGGCCGCTCATCGGCGCCGCGGCGCTCGTCCTGCGCTGACGTCAGCGCCGCACTTCGCCAATCTGTCGAGGGCAGCCCCGATATCCGCCTCGAGTGCATCAAGGCTCCTGCCGAGCTTTCGGAAACCGATAAGCAACCCCGTTCCGAGTATCGCGACGATGGCGATGTCGGAGACGATGAGGGCAAGGATGAAGTCCGGGTCGGGCATGGTTCGATGGTGCCCTCCCGCCAAGCATTCTGCAGTATTACGGGTTCGACATGGATTCCGTTCGCCTCCCTAACAAATCGGCCTTACGCTCATAGCAGGCGACGGAAGGAACACGCATGCGCATACTCGGACTGCTCTCGGGCACCTCGCACGACGGCATCGACGTCACGGTCGTGGATTTCGAGGAGAGCGATGGCGCGCTGCACGGCACGGTGCTGCACGAGGACAGCATCCCGTACGCGCCAGACCTCCGTGCTCGACTCGTCGCCGCGCTGCCCCCGTCGCCCACGACCCTCGCCGAGGTCTGCGAACTCGACACTCTGATCGGGCAGGCCTTCGCCGAGGTCGCCGCGGCGGCATCCGACGCGGTCGGGGGAGTGGATGCCGTGTGCACGCACGGGCAGACCGTCTTCCACTGGGTCGCCGACGGCCACGCGCTCGGCACGCTGCAGATCGGCCAGCCGGCATGGATCGCCGAGCGGGTGGGCGCGCCGGTCGTGTCGGACGTGCGCATCCGCGACATCACCGCCGGCGGACACGGCGCTCCGCTGGTGTCGTTCCTCGACGAGCTGCTGCTGCGTGGCCGAGCGGGCGTCTCGGCGGCCGTCAATCTCGGCGGCATCGCGAACATGACCGTGGTGGGCGCCGACGGGCTCTCGGCGTATGACATCGGTCCGGCGAACGCGCTGGTCGACGCCGTCGTCGTGGCGGAAGGCCTGAACGAGCGCGGGTACGACGCGGACGCCGCGATCGCCCGCACCGGAACGGTCGACGAGGCGCTGCTGGCCACGCTCCTCGCCGACCCCTATTACGCGCTCCCCGCCCCGAAGAGCACGGGCAAGGAGCACTTCCACCTCGACTATGTGCGTGCTCACATCGATCGCATGACCGCAGACGGACGAGAGATCTCACTCCCCGACCTCGTGCGCACCCTCACGGAACTCACCGTCCGCACGGTGGCTCAGGACGTGCGTGCCGCCGGTATCCGATTCCTGGCCGTCTCCGGGGGCGGATGCCACAACCCGCTGATCATGCAGGGTCTGCGCGATGCTCTCCCCGGCGTCGAGGTCGTGCTCGCCGATGAGCTCGGTGCCCCGGTGGACAGCAAGGAGGCGATCCTGTTCGCACTGATCGGGTGGTGCACCATGCACGGAGTCGCCGCGGTGACGCCCGGCGGCACGGGAGCGCGCGAGCCGCGCATCCTCGGCACGATCACGCCGGGTGCGGGGCCGCTGCGGATGCCGGAACCGGTCGAGCGC is a genomic window containing:
- a CDS encoding anhydro-N-acetylmuramic acid kinase is translated as MRILGLLSGTSHDGIDVTVVDFEESDGALHGTVLHEDSIPYAPDLRARLVAALPPSPTTLAEVCELDTLIGQAFAEVAAAASDAVGGVDAVCTHGQTVFHWVADGHALGTLQIGQPAWIAERVGAPVVSDVRIRDITAGGHGAPLVSFLDELLLRGRAGVSAAVNLGGIANMTVVGADGLSAYDIGPANALVDAVVVAEGLNERGYDADAAIARTGTVDEALLATLLADPYYALPAPKSTGKEHFHLDYVRAHIDRMTADGREISLPDLVRTLTELTVRTVAQDVRAAGIRFLAVSGGGCHNPLIMQGLRDALPGVEVVLADELGAPVDSKEAILFALIGWCTMHGVAAVTPGGTGAREPRILGTITPGAGPLRMPEPVERVRSLTLR
- the pyrE gene encoding orotate phosphoribosyltransferase, which encodes MTALDADRQTLLDLIKDEAVFHGDFTLSSGKKATYYVDMRKLTLDHRAAPAIGRIMLDLIGDLDVVAVGGLTLGADPIANSVLHASVAADKPLDAFVVRKEPKDHGRGRQIEGADVKGKRVVVLEDTSTTGQSALKAVEALRKEGAEIVAVAVIVDRKTGAQAAIEAEGLEWRAAFDLDDLGLDPQ
- a CDS encoding exodeoxyribonuclease III produces the protein MRLATWNVNSIRTRVTRTVEFAVREDIDVLAMQEIKCKPEQFPYAPFEDAGYHVEVHGLNQWNGVAIASRLPITDVRTAFDGMPGFAKGHEGPDAPLEARALGVLVDGVRVWSLYVPNGRSLDDPHYAYKLHWLEELKKSTAAELSANPDLPLALVGDFNIIPFDADNGDPDIVEGVSTHVSPQERQAFFAFGDAGVTDVVRPLLPEGYTYWDYQRLKFPRNEGIRIDFILGSKTLAEAVTGASIHREERKGEQPSDHVPVVVEFDLGGADEDDDDLPMIFS
- a CDS encoding ROK family protein — encoded protein: MTRYALAVDVGGTKMEAALVSEHGVLVDGSRSRQATGREATLESLDLAVSAIVTHALAALPADAELVGAGAGSAGPIDRGAGAIMPVNMPLARGFGLAESVRSAASAALGREVPTILGHDGGALALAESWLGATQDAGASLSIVVSTGVGGGFVVNGAYIPGATGNAGHLGQVRREGGLTLEEIASGPASAAWAQQQGWTGATGEDLARDAAAGDAIARAAIERSAKAVGEALADAATLVDLDMVAIGGGFSRVSADYIDLVQQALTASAAHEYSRRTRVVRSGLGDEGPLIGAAALVLR